The genomic region TATTAGTAGGTAAACTGGAACCAAGTTTTTCTATTGCAATTTGAGTAAATGGCAGTGCATAGATCTTCTGATCGGTAATGGTGTAGTTTTTCACAAAAATCGTATCAATGATCAGTACACCTCCATCTCGCAAATTAGGAAAAAACTTATCGCAGGATTCCTGTGTTAATGCTATCAGAGAATCAAAATGGGTAGCTTCAGGAAAAAATATTGGCTCATTACTGATAACCACATCTGATCTTGAAGAACCACCCCGTGATGCAGCTCCATAACTTTGAGTTTGAGTAACATTTAAACCTTGCAGGGTCGCTGCTTCTGAGAGGATCAAACCTGCTGTTAATAAACCCTGTCCTCCACTACCACTTAATCTTACCTGTTTCTTGATGGTTCCTTTATGATTACTCATCACTCTCTCCTTGCTTAGGTTGAAGCGATTTCACCAGCTCAGCATATTTTTCGGAATATTCTGGGGCTTCTACATTATTAAAAATTCCTCGTGGCAACTGGTCATTTTTCTCATCATCATTCAATTTATCATATATCTTCACCGGAACATAGCTGTCTCTTAACTGTTTCATCATCTGAGGTGCACTACCCAGTTTATTCAATTTGCCATAGATTACTGGACAGGCACACATTACTTCTATAAAGGAAAAACCTTTATGCTCAAATCCTGCTTTGATTATCGATTGCATCTCAATTGCATGATATGCTGTTGTACGGGCTACAAAAGTGGCTCCGGCACCAATCGTGAGTTTGCAGAGGTCAAATTCATTGTCAATGTTGCCAAAGGGCATGGTAGTAGCTATGGCTCCATGGGGTGTAGTGGGAGAATACTGCCCGCCAGTCATGCCATAAATATGGTTATTTATGCAAATTACAGTAAGGTTTATATTGCGCCGGCAGGCGTGTATCAGATGATTTCCACCAATGGCACTGGCATCTCCATCTCCTGTAACAACGATTACATTCAAAGCTGGTTTTGCCATCTTGATACCCGTGGCATATGCTAATGCTCTGCCATGAAGAGTATGAGCTGTATTCAAATCTATATAAACAGGCATCCGTGAAGAACAGCCGATACCAGAAACCATTGCACAATCATCCTTTTCCCAGCCAATCTCTGCTATCGCTCTAATTGTCGCACCTAATACTATGCCATCAGAACATCCGGGACACCAGACATGAGGAAATTTCTTATTATGCCGTAAATATTTATGGATTTCTTTTTGAGGTATTTTTTTCATTTTAATTCACCTCCTTAAGGGCAGTAAGTATCTCTTCCGGTGTGATCAATTCCCCTGTAACCTTATGAAGTTCCGTTATTTTTCGAGTTTTCTTCGATTTCCCTAATATTCGCTTGATCTCGATCGAAAGCTGTCCCTGATTCAGTTCTGGAATTAAGATCAGCTTTTTATCACTTAGATATGTGCGAACTGCTTCATCCGGGAAGGGCCAGATTGTGAGAGGTCTCACCAGTAATAATTTTTTGCCATGATCATGGGCAATTTCTATGGCAGCCTTAGCTGCTCTGGCAGTAATACCTGCAGCAAAAATTGCCACTCGGGCACTTTCATCACCAAATACTTCTATCTGTACCAGATCATCTATATTTTGAGAAATTTTATTCTTTAAACGATTCATCATTGCGGAAACTTCATCTGGTCGTGTTGTGGGAAAACCATGATCATCATGTGCCAGACCAGTAACATGAAAACGATAACCATCCCCAAATGATGCCAGTGGTGCCCTGTATTTGGGATTATCAGGATAATGCTTATACCATTCTGGAGGAATAGTCGGTTTGATGCGTTCAATGATCTTCACCTTTTCCAGATCAGGTAATAATACTGGTTCACGCATGTGCCCCAGCATGGCATCAGATAGCACCATCACACAGGTACGATATTTTTCAGCCAGGTTTACTGCCCGAATAGTCAATTCATAACACTCCAGCACAGAATGCGGATAAAGGGCGATTGCGGGAGCATCTCCATGGTTACACCAGCGCGCCTGCTGTATATCTGCCTGGGATGGTTGAGTTGGTAAACCT from Candidatus Stygibacter australis harbors:
- a CDS encoding 2-oxoacid:acceptor oxidoreductase family protein; protein product: MSNHKGTIKKQVRLSGSGGQGLLTAGLILSEAATLQGLNVTQTQSYGAASRGGSSRSDVVISNEPIFFPEATHFDSLIALTQESCDKFFPNLRDGGVLIIDTIFVKNYTITDQKIYALPFTQIAIEKLGSSLPTNIMALSFLVRVTNIVTEKYLKEAIKAFKPEFSESNLKAMKLAFKLADEYGESNQEKV
- a CDS encoding 2-oxoacid:ferredoxin oxidoreductase subunit beta; this translates as MKKIPQKEIHKYLRHNKKFPHVWCPGCSDGIVLGATIRAIAEIGWEKDDCAMVSGIGCSSRMPVYIDLNTAHTLHGRALAYATGIKMAKPALNVIVVTGDGDASAIGGNHLIHACRRNINLTVICINNHIYGMTGGQYSPTTPHGAIATTMPFGNIDNEFDLCKLTIGAGATFVARTTAYHAIEMQSIIKAGFEHKGFSFIEVMCACPVIYGKLNKLGSAPQMMKQLRDSYVPVKIYDKLNDDEKNDQLPRGIFNNVEAPEYSEKYAELVKSLQPKQGESDE
- a CDS encoding 2-oxoacid:acceptor oxidoreductase subunit alpha, producing the protein MERNKPVLMQGNEAVARGAVDAGINFFAGYPITPSTEITEFMSRELPRRGGVFLQMEDEIASISAIIGASLAGSKSMTATSGPGISLMAEGIGYAKMIEQPCVVVNVMRGGPSTGLPTQPSQADIQQARWCNHGDAPAIALYPHSVLECYELTIRAVNLAEKYRTCVMVLSDAMLGHMREPVLLPDLEKVKIIERIKPTIPPEWYKHYPDNPKYRAPLASFGDGYRFHVTGLAHDDHGFPTTRPDEVSAMMNRLKNKISQNIDDLVQIEVFGDESARVAIFAAGITARAAKAAIEIAHDHGKKLLLVRPLTIWPFPDEAVRTYLSDKKLILIPELNQGQLSIEIKRILGKSKKTRKITELHKVTGELITPEEILTALKEVN